The following nucleotide sequence is from Streptomyces sp. NBC_00237.
AGCGACACTCATGCTGGCCGGTCCGGCATACGCCCACGATTCGGTGACCGCGACGCTGACCCCGTCCACAAACGCCCCGGGCGGGGAGGTGTCGGTCAAGGCCAGTGACTGCGAGGGCACCACCGGTGCCGCCAAGTCCGAGGTCTTCGTCGCCGACGCCGAGCTGGGCGGCGGAGGCGGCAAGGCCGTCCCGCTGTTCGGGGAGACCCAGATCAGGTCCACGGCCACGGCCGGGACGTACGACGTCACCATCACGTGCGACGGCCACGACCACCCCAGGGCCGGGACGATCACCATCGTGCACCGGAACGTCCATCCGACCGCCCCGGTCCGCGCGGGCGGCGGCGGCACGGCACTGGCCGCCGAGTCGGACGGTCCCGGCACCCCGCACACCCTGATCGGCCTCGGCCTCGCGGGTGCGGCGGCGATCGCCATCGCGGGCCGTTCCGTCCGCAAGCGCCGCAACGGCTCGCACTAGTAATCGCCATCCCGCCCGCACCGGGTGCACCACGTCGACGCGCTGACAGGGGAGTGACATGACCACCGACCAGAGCTCCTCCGGCAAGGGCCGGATGCTCACGGGCGTCGCCTGGGCGGTGCTGCTCCTCGGGCTGTGGCTGTGGGGCCGCGACCTCACCGACGGGCCGGGCGGCAGCGCCGCACCGACCACCGGTGACGTGGCCGCGGTGGGACGCCCACTGCTTCAGGTCGAACTCCCCGACGCGCACGACCCCGTCGCGGGCGTACGCCCCGGCCGTGTCGACATTCCCTCGCTCGGCATCACCGCCCCCGTCAGCGCCCGAGGGCTCGATGGCACGGGGGCGGTCGATCCGCCGCCGTACGAGAAGCCCCGGGAGGTCGGCTGGTTCGGCGACGGCACCCGCCCCGGCGCGAGCGGGGTCGCGCTGATGGTCGGGCACGTCGACACCCAGAGCAAACCGGCGGTCTTCTACGGCCTCAGCTCCGCCCGCCCCGGCGAGCAGGTCAAGGTCACCGGGGCGGACGGCTCCGTCACCGAGTTCACGATCGACGACGTCCAGGTCTTCAGCCGGGAGAAGTTCGACGCGAAGAAGGCGTACGGCCCCCGCGAGGAGGGCCGCGCGGAACTGCGGCTGATCACCTGCGGCGGCACGTACGACCACGCGGCCAAGCACTACACGGCCAACGTGGTCGTCTCGGCCTACCTGACGGGCGCGGCGGAGGCTCCTGCCACGTCCTGAGCAGCGGCAGGGGAGTTGACCCCCGCCTTCGCCGCCGCTCGCAGCCCCAGCCCGCCGAAGACCGCCGCGAACACGGCCCACAGCAGCAGCTGCGACCCCAGCGACAGCACCCGGAAGTCCCACAACAGCGTTGCCGGTACGGGGACTTCGTCCGGGTTGCCGGGCAGCAGGAACAGCACGGCGAGCGTGGCGGCCCCGGTCAGGAACACCGCCCCCTGCCGCAGCGGCTCCGGCTTCTGGGCCAGCCGGACGTACAACTGCCACGCGAGCAGCATGCCGAGGATCCCGATCACGACGGCGGCCAGCCACAACTGCTGCCGCTCGCCGACCGTGTTGGCGTCACCGACGCCCGGCGGGGCCGCCGGGTAGCGCAGCCCCGGCAGCAGGGCCACGGCGACGAAGGCCGCCGCGCAGAACGCGAGGGCGCGCGGCCAGGCCCGTACGAGATATCCCGTACGACGGTGCACGAGCGCGTACGCGACGGCGAACAGCGCGCCCAGTGCCAGGCCCGCGACGATCGCCGTGATAACGAGGCCGAAGTGCTGCTGGCCGCGCGTGAAGAGCTCCTCGTGGTGGTCGGCGACCGCACCGGCCGCCGCGTGGGCGTGCTCGGCGGCCTCCTCCTTGGCCGAGCGCGCCTCTTCGAGGACGATCGCCCGGTCCATCACCGGTTCCGCGAGCAGCAGGGAGAACAGGCCCGTGACCAGACCGGCGGCCCCGCCCGCCGCGACGCCTCGGCCGAGCAGGGTGAGAGTGGGGTTGCTCATGGTGCGTGCGTCCCCGATCAGTGGCAGGGGGCACCGAAGAGGTGCCGCCCGTCGTGCGAGAACTCGTGCAGATAGCTGCCGGTCGCGGAGATGATGTGGCCGTTGTCCATGAACACGGCGTACAGCGCGATCAGGGAGACGATCACCGCGGCGGCCAGGATCAGCAGATCCCGGGTGCGGGTGGTCGCGGCCGCGAGGTCGGTGGCGGTCTGTGCGGACTGCGGGGCAGACGCGGACATGACGGGGTGAGCCCTCCTTCTGGGGTTTCCACGCCCCATGGCAGGAGAGGCGACGGTTCAGTTCCTGACTTCCGCGCTCCCAGGGGGAGTCGCGGTCACAGTGGCGGGACCGTCCCGGAGTCGCACCGGAGTTCCTGATCGCCGTCGCCTCGACGTGTGAAGTTGTCCCCCGGAGAGTCCCAGCCTGGCCGTGCACTGTCAATGGGACCCCGGCGTGAGGGAAAGCCCAGGTGAACGCCTGGACACCGGGCGGGCGAGAGGAGTACCTGGCCCGGCCGACCGCTCGCTCCCCCCGGAGCTGTCGGCCGGGCTGGTCCTCGACCGCGCGCGCACGAACTGCGGGAGAAGCCCGGCGCCGTCGCGGGAGGTTCTGGGAAGAGCCAACTCGGTTCAACGGGCCGGGGGCTGGGGCCGCACCACCACTGTAGAGCGGTCAAGCCGCGTTCTCCAGAGGGCAATTGACGCAAAGTCACGGCAAAGTCGCTACGCGTGGCCCGGGTCGTCCCCTCGTACCTCGGCAGGGTCCAGCTCTCCCAGGACGACGGCCAGCGCCACGTCCGTCAGCCGCCGCTGATTCCGGCGCGCGTACCCCCGCAGCATGTCGAACGACGTGTCCACCGAGACCGCCCACCGCTCGGCGAGCATGCCCTTCGCCTGCTCCAGACGCACTCGGCTGGTCAGCGCCGTCTGGAGCTGCCCGGCGACCAGCTCGCCCTGCCGGATGGTGCGCTGCTGGAGGATGCCGATGGTGGCCGCGTCCGCCAGCGCCTGGGCGAGCTGCACGTCGCCGGGGCCCAGTTCGGGGAGCGGGGTGTCGACGAACAGGTTCAGCGCGCCGATCACCGTCTCGCGCAGCCGCAGCGGGATCGCGTACGTGGAGCGGAAGCCGTACTCCCGGGCGCGCGGGGTGAACACCGGCCAGCGGGCGACGGCGTCCGCGCTGTCCAGGGCGACCGGCAGGACCGGGGTGCGGCTGTGGTAGCAGTCCAGGCACGGGCCTTCCTGGTGCTGGATCTCCAGCAGTTCCAGCAGCCACGCGCGTTCGTCGGACGAGGCGGCGGTCTGGAGGTCGCCGTGCGGTGTGGCCAGCATCAGCCCGGCCGCGGACCCGCCCAGGAGTTCCACGCAGCGGGTGGCCAGCCGCTGGAGGAAGTCGATCACGTCGAAGTCGTCGACCAGAGTGTCGGCGAGTTCGACGAATGCCGCCGCGATCTTCTGCTCGCGCACGTTGCTGTCCATGCCACGTCACCCACATCTGTTGTACTGCCGGGTGGAGCGCCCGGAGCGCTTCCCATTCGTCATCGTGCTTTCCCCAGTCCGTCGCCGTCCCGCGAGGCGCCTTCGGGGGTGAATATCAGCCGCCGTGCCAACACGTCCCTGGCCGCCTCCAGGATGGGCACGTCGGAGGAGTACGCGTAGGCCCGCAGTCGTACCAGGGCGGCCGAAGGGGCCACCTTGAGCCGGGCCGCGATCATGCCGGTCGCCTGGTGCACCTCGGCGCGGTAGAGCGTGTAGTCCGTGAAGTCCTGGGCCGGCGATCTTCCGGACGGCGGGTCCGGAGGTTCCCCTCCAGTGTGAACGTCTCCGGCGTGTCCGTCCCCGGCGTTTCCGTCCCTGGTGTTTCCGTCCCCGGTGTGGCCGTCTCCCGCCAGTCCGTCTCCCGCCAGTCCGTCTCCGGCACCGAGCAGGGCCAGCGTGAGCGTGTCGCGGAAGACCAGCGCGTCCCGCAGCTCCTGCTCGCTCAGGCCGCCGGGAGCGGCCCGGTACAGGGTCAGCACCCCCAGCCGGATCGCGCCGATCTGGAGCGGCAGCGCGAACACCGCCCGCACTCCCAGGTCCGCCGCCGCGGGGAGGAAGGCGGGCCAGCGCTCCCAGGGCACCTGATCCAGGTCACCGTCCAGCACCAGCGCGCCGGTGGCCTGGACGTCCAGGGCGGGGCCCTGGCCCACGGTGAACTGGAGGTCCTCCAGAGCGGCGCCGGTCGCCCCGGAGAACCACACGGGCTCGCCGGGCGCGCCGTCGGGAGAGGCGGGGCCCACGGAGAGGCTGACCGAGAGCCCGTCCACGCCGAGCACGTCGGCGCAGCGCCGGGCGAAGGGCTCGTCGAGTCCGGCGGTGCGGCGGACCGCCAGCTCGGCGAGCAGGGCGGTCATGCGAGTGCTGACCACAGCCTCCTCCCGAAGAGTCCAGAAGCGTCCCGAAGAGACCTGAAGTGCTCGAAGCGAGCGGTGGGGCGCGTGCGGCCCCGCGGCGCCGCGTCGTGCGTCCTCGCAGTCGCCCCAGCGTAGTGCGTCCTTGCCGAACGGGCAGGCCGAACGCGGTGTGACGGCTTCCGAGGGACCGGGAACGGGACCGGGAACGCGACGGACGGGGCGCACGTTCCGTATGGAAGGATTGGATTCGACCGGCTGCGGCCGGGCAGGGGCGGCTGGGGGGCTGCCTCGGGAACTTCTTTCATCTTCGAGACAGTCAGTCACTTTGAGACGTTCATTCATTTCGAGCAGTCACGTGGAGACGGTCAGTCTTCGGCAGGCGCCCAAGGGGGAGTCGATGTACGGCAGTTACAGCGGACGTGTGCGAGCACTGGGGGCGGTCACGGTGGGGGCCGCCCTGCTCCTGACGGGCTGCAGCTCGGACGACGGCGACAGCGCCGGGGGCACGGGCGGCAAGGCCCCGGTCACGCAGCTCCCCAAGGGCGACGACCCGTACTGGGTCAATCCGGACGCGAAGGCGGCGAAGGCGCTCGCCGGGGAGAGCGACCCGGCCAAGAAGGACCTGATCAAGAAGATCGCCCAGCAGCCGGCGGGCGAGTGGCTGATCCCGGAGAACGCCAAGGACCAGGCGAAGGGCTTCACCGAGGCCGCCGCCCAGGCCGACCGCGAGGCGATCCTCGTCCTCTACAACATCCCGCACCGCGACTGCGGCCAGTACTCCGGCGGCGGCGCCGCCGACGGCGACGCGTACCGGAAGTTCGTCAAGGAGGTCGCCGAGGGCATCGGCGACCGCCCCGCCACCGTGATCCTGGAGCCGGACGCCGTCCTGCACATGGTCGACACCTGCACCCCGGGGAAGTTCCACGAGGAGCGCTACGACCTCCTCAAGGGCGCCATCAAGACCCTGAAGAAGCAGCCCAAGACCAAGGTCTACCTGGACGCGGGCAACGCGGGCTGGGGCAAGCCGGACCAGATCTTCGAGCCGCTGAAGTGGTCGGGCATCGACGAGGCCGACGGCTTCTCGGTGAACGTCTCGAACTACTACTCCACCGAGGCCAGCAAGAAGTACGGCAAGGAGCTGTCCGCGAAGGTCGGCAACAAGCCCTTCGTCATCGACACCAGCCGCAACGGCAACGGCCCCTACACCAAGGGCGACCCGAAGGAACGCTGGTGCAACCCGCCCGGCCGCGCGCTCGGCGAGTCGCCCACCACCAACACCGGCGACCCGCAGGTGCACGCCCTGCTCTGGGTGAAGCGCCCCGGCGAGTCCGACGGCACCTGCAAGGGCGGCCCGCAGGCGGGCCGCTGGTTCGCGGACTACGCGCTGGGCCTGGCGAAGAACGCCCAGTAGACAGGCCGGGTGCGGCAGGCCGCAGCAGGCCGGTACAGCACAACAAGTCCGGTACAGCGCAAAAAGTCCGGTACAGCACAAAAAGTAAGGGGCGCCCTCCGGGAGGGCGCCCCTTACTCGTACCTGCGTGGATCCCTACGGGACCTCGACCCAGACCGCCTCGGAAGGCGTGCCCTGGTCGTCCGTCACGAACAGCATGTAGTACCCGGAGG
It contains:
- a CDS encoding class F sortase → MTTDQSSSGKGRMLTGVAWAVLLLGLWLWGRDLTDGPGGSAAPTTGDVAAVGRPLLQVELPDAHDPVAGVRPGRVDIPSLGITAPVSARGLDGTGAVDPPPYEKPREVGWFGDGTRPGASGVALMVGHVDTQSKPAVFYGLSSARPGEQVKVTGADGSVTEFTIDDVQVFSREKFDAKKAYGPREEGRAELRLITCGGTYDHAAKHYTANVVVSAYLTGAAEAPATS
- a CDS encoding GAF and ANTAR domain-containing protein, with translation MVSTRMTALLAELAVRRTAGLDEPFARRCADVLGVDGLSVSLSVGPASPDGAPGEPVWFSGATGAALEDLQFTVGQGPALDVQATGALVLDGDLDQVPWERWPAFLPAAADLGVRAVFALPLQIGAIRLGVLTLYRAAPGGLSEQELRDALVFRDTLTLALLGAGDGLAGDGLAGDGHTGDGNTRDGNAGDGHAGDVHTGGEPPDPPSGRSPAQDFTDYTLYRAEVHQATGMIAARLKVAPSAALVRLRAYAYSSDVPILEAARDVLARRLIFTPEGASRDGDGLGKAR
- a CDS encoding CbtA family protein — translated: MSNPTLTLLGRGVAAGGAAGLVTGLFSLLLAEPVMDRAIVLEEARSAKEEAAEHAHAAAGAVADHHEELFTRGQQHFGLVITAIVAGLALGALFAVAYALVHRRTGYLVRAWPRALAFCAAAFVAVALLPGLRYPAAPPGVGDANTVGERQQLWLAAVVIGILGMLLAWQLYVRLAQKPEPLRQGAVFLTGAATLAVLFLLPGNPDEVPVPATLLWDFRVLSLGSQLLLWAVFAAVFGGLGLRAAAKAGVNSPAAAQDVAGASAAPVR
- a CDS encoding CbtB-domain containing protein yields the protein MSASAPQSAQTATDLAAATTRTRDLLILAAAVIVSLIALYAVFMDNGHIISATGSYLHEFSHDGRHLFGAPCH
- a CDS encoding glycoside hydrolase family 6 protein, whose protein sequence is MYGSYSGRVRALGAVTVGAALLLTGCSSDDGDSAGGTGGKAPVTQLPKGDDPYWVNPDAKAAKALAGESDPAKKDLIKKIAQQPAGEWLIPENAKDQAKGFTEAAAQADREAILVLYNIPHRDCGQYSGGGAADGDAYRKFVKEVAEGIGDRPATVILEPDAVLHMVDTCTPGKFHEERYDLLKGAIKTLKKQPKTKVYLDAGNAGWGKPDQIFEPLKWSGIDEADGFSVNVSNYYSTEASKKYGKELSAKVGNKPFVIDTSRNGNGPYTKGDPKERWCNPPGRALGESPTTNTGDPQVHALLWVKRPGESDGTCKGGPQAGRWFADYALGLAKNAQ
- a CDS encoding GAF and ANTAR domain-containing protein, with the translated sequence MDSNVREQKIAAAFVELADTLVDDFDVIDFLQRLATRCVELLGGSAAGLMLATPHGDLQTAASSDERAWLLELLEIQHQEGPCLDCYHSRTPVLPVALDSADAVARWPVFTPRAREYGFRSTYAIPLRLRETVIGALNLFVDTPLPELGPGDVQLAQALADAATIGILQQRTIRQGELVAGQLQTALTSRVRLEQAKGMLAERWAVSVDTSFDMLRGYARRNQRRLTDVALAVVLGELDPAEVRGDDPGHA